The region GATCAAGGTGCTTCCACCAGACATGGCGTCGGACGCCGAGAGCCGGGAGCGGTTCCGGCGCGAGTCGCGCACCGCGGCGAAGCTGACCCACCCGAACATCGTCCCCCTCCACACCTTTGGCGAGGTCGAGTGGATGCTGTACTTCGTGATGGGCTACGTGCGGGGAGAATCGTTAGGCGAGCGGATGCATCGCGAGGGGAAGCTGCCGCCCGAGGATGTGCGGCGCATCATCGGGGAGCTGGCCGGCGCGTTGGACTACGCGCACCGCCAGGGCGTGATCCACCGCGACATCAAGCCCGACAATGTGCTCCTCGAGGACGAATCCGGCCGGCCGATGCTCACCGACTTCGGCGTAGCCAAGGCACGGGCGACCGGCGCGACGCTGACGGAAGCCGGTGCGGTCGTGGGGACGCCGCACTACATGTCGCCCGAGCAGGCGAGCGGCGCGCGGGACCTGGACGGGCGAAGCGACCTCTACTCGCTCGGCATCATGGGGTACGCAATGCTGAGCGGACGTTTGCCGTTCGAGGGCGAGTCGTTCCGCGACGTGATCGTGCAGCACGTGACGAAGGCGCCCCCGCCGCTCGATGCCATCGCCCGCGAAGCTCCGGCCGAACTGGTCGCGGCGGTTACCCGGTGCATTGCCAAGGAGCCGGGTGCCCGGTGGCCGGATGGACGCGCGCTGCGTGAGGCAGTGGCCATGGACGGCGACGATGAGCCTCCCAAGCTTTCCTTCCTGCTCAAGGTGATCGACGAATATGCGTCCGAGATCGTCGTATCCGCGGCGATGCTCACGATAGGTGCGTTCATCTACCCCTTCCTGGATGCCGAAACCCGGGTCATCGCGCTCCTCGCCCCTGCCTTCATGGGCGCCATGCTCTTCGTAGGCACTCCCGTGGCATTGGCCGTTGCGAGGCAGCGCGGGCACAGTTGGGCCTACCTGAGGCAGCTTCTGCTGAGACCTCCGCGCTGGTGGGCGATGTGGTGGCCGGCATCCTGGCGGCGCGAGGACGACGTGTGGCACCGACTGCCGCCGGTATTGCGCCGCACGCGCATCGCGCAAACGGTCGCGGTCGTACTCGGGTTTGGGGCCGTTCTATGCATTCTTCGTATCTTCGCACTCCCCCCTCGCGGCGGTCAGGTCGAGGTTGTCGGTTCGTTTCTCCTGGCCCTCCTTGCACCCATCCCGGTACTCGTGCTTGGCGCGGCCGGCGTGGCGAGTGTGTGGGGAA is a window of Gemmatimonadales bacterium DNA encoding:
- a CDS encoding serine/threonine-protein kinase — encoded protein: MAPDDPQRAALERALGTPYEIVRLLGHGGMGAVYLARERALERLVAIKVLPPDMASDAESRERFRRESRTAAKLTHPNIVPLHTFGEVEWMLYFVMGYVRGESLGERMHREGKLPPEDVRRIIGELAGALDYAHRQGVIHRDIKPDNVLLEDESGRPMLTDFGVAKARATGATLTEAGAVVGTPHYMSPEQASGARDLDGRSDLYSLGIMGYAMLSGRLPFEGESFRDVIVQHVTKAPPPLDAIAREAPAELVAAVTRCIAKEPGARWPDGRALREAVAMDGDDEPPKLSFLLKVIDEYASEIVVSAAMLTIGAFIYPFLDAETRVIALLAPAFMGAMLFVGTPVALAVARQRGHSWAYLRQLLLRPPRWWAMWWPASWRREDDVWHRLPPVLRRTRIAQTVAVVLGFGAVLCILRIFALPPRGGQVEVVGSFLLALLAPIPVLVLGAAGVASVWGKHRGLSALESSQAASKSTMALAFWKRRKFASLLLPAAASQAPPEPREPADYVRAILERAGALTGPASELGSEAVAAARQVVTALETLDAEIALLARDASPGEIAALEQKLAVLGDGAGEPASRRELRQMLTNQRDLLRRLAEQLHEAAGRREHLLNLLRTLWLQVANLRAEAARDALVDADVTGRIRAAVAEIGAYTEASATLRTDTPS